The DNA region GTACATGTTCTCGCTTGGAGCGTGACCTCGAATAGGTCCGGTATGGACACTAGTCCTATATATGTTTGGTAGGAAGGATAGCAACATCTTGACTCCTTTCCTACCAAAATGACATGAGGATTTAATCGAGGATCCAATACCGGTTGGAAAATCGAAGCAGCTAGCGGTAAACAGCCCATTCATCTGGTGATTGAGATAatcatcaattataatatataaaagctgaaGTGCATAACATGATTGAGAGCTTCATTAACTAATCCTCGAAAtatcttgatttttcaaattatttttatttctaacaaactatatataacgcttaattaattattgtctCGAAAACTATGAGgaatattttataatactagaggatatatatatatatatatatatgatattaatTCTATAtgtcctttatatatataagatatcaAGAGGACTCAGCATATTTTCCTAGAGTAAGCGTGCAGCCGCCGATAAATTAATACATGGACTTTCCATTGGGGGGAtttaaaatttactttttGTGGAAAACAAAATAGTgtttttaataaatgaaatgatCGATAATTCATGCACCCGAGCAAAATGCAAGCTTATACCTAGTTAGTAGTTTGTATCAAATAGAGTTTTGGAAAATGAATTTAtgagttttgtaatatgagtttttttttcaatactCTCCATAGaggaaataataatgataataatactAATGATGCGTTGGTAATGAAAGGATTTCATTTCTATGCCCTTTTTATGCGAAAAGGCTTTCTTTTTCTCGATCTACTATTAttgagggggaaaaaaagagagaaaattaaaaggaaacaTTGGTGCATGCTCCAGTATTTGTTCACACAGCCAAAAATAAGCTATTTCCGACGTATGATTCATCCTCTTTCTAGCTGGACCTCAAAAGCTTATAATCAGTCCCACTTCTTGCTTTTTTTTCACACAAATCCCATTTCTTGATTGTACGATGTGCAAAGATAACATATCGAATCGGCATGCAACTCATTTGAGGCTCGTGAGGGAACTGCGAAGAAATTTCTCGATATTTGGAGCTTTATATACATCCAGTTCGCCGTCTTTCTAGGATTCTACATACGTATATGAGAATCTCCAAAAGCAATAGAAAACGTGGTAGCTTCAAAAAGGGAAGAAGTGATTGTTTAAGTTGGATCTTTCGTTAGTTAATATGTTGTGTACCAACTTTTTCATCAATCACGTACACTTGAGCTCCGATAATCTTTATCGTCACTTCTTATCACGTACGAACCGTAACATGTAATGCGAAGACGTTGAGCCCATAAAGTTAGATGGTTGGTCAAGCACAAATTATATATGTCCGTACTATCCTTCAAGCAAAAATATATCATCCATTcttctcactctctcttcttttgttGGGTTATAAATGAGAATCATGAGCATTCGTTTTGCTTTTttactttcatttttatatacTCGATCAGTAAAActatctatatttttttctatggGTAATTAAACCGGGGGGGTAAGCCcagaaaaaaagcaaaagaaattaGGAAATACAAAGTGGAACACCAATGTCCTTACAATATATCACCAAACAACAGTGACGCTTTATCTATATTAATAGTCAATAACTAATGAGATATCCAAGTGATAAGTGATAACAGTATACGTGCTATATGCATTTTTAAAGTTATAATAGAACTTTGATGATGTCAACCAGTTGATGGAGAAACCTGGTAAGATTACGTGGAATATCATCCATGATCCTTCGGATACCATAGATGATCGAATCTAGAGACAGTTTAACTGGTTCCATAAAATGTTAGCGTGCTAGAGGTGGTTGTCAGTAATTAGATTATCGGATATCATGTCGCCCTGGCTAGCCAGCTAATTACAATAGCTTACTGGGTTTGGTCCCCATCACGCGATTCATATGGGACCACACGTCAATCAACAGTTATAATCGACTGATACGTGAAAGAAACACCCGATCCGGAGGATTTTTGGCCAGCTCGGTGTATTCTTGTTTTAGTAGGCAACTCGCATGCAAGCGTTCGGTCGAGTGTCTTTTCCTTGGAGTGTAATTCATAGAATCTGCTAGGAAAGTTCCTCCACCTCTCACTCACTCATATCTCGACCGAAATTTCCAAATTGAACCAAATTAACAAGAAACTGATTGAAATACTCCATCTACTCGAGCCCTCCCTCTATAAAAAAGGGTCTTCAGCTGTTGCAGAAGTCGTCGACGTTCCACACTTGCACGAGAAAACAATACCggaagaaagaaaggagaGTTACCAAAGTGAGATTcctaaaagaagaagatatggaGATCGAAGAAGTGAGCAGCTTCGAGGCCTTGCCCTTGCTTTCGCTGAATCATATCTCTCTACTTTGCCGGTCGGTGTGTGACTCAGTCCGGTTTTACGAGGATGTACTGGGCTTCGCTCTCATCAAACGCCCCTCCTCTTTCAATTTCAATGGTGCATGGTGAGTGTAATAACTTCCGGAATCTCATAGTCTAAGCTTTTACTGAACTATGATCAGCTTTAGTTTATTAATACCAATACAATCTCAAATCTTTTATGCATCTTCTCATGGACCGATGATCAAGTTACGCGATTTTGTGGCTTGGTTTTGTAGGCTGTACAATTATGGAATTGGAATCCACCTGATTGAGAACCCTTCATTGGATGAATATGACGCAACCGGTTACGAGCCAAGGCCTATAAATCCCAAAGACAATCACATCTCTTTCCAGGTAAAGAGAATATCAAATTAAAGAGCTGTTGCATACACGTAGGTAATCAGGACAATGTGCTTAGCTTAGTAAGTGTCAAACAAACTTTAGACCGGCATATCATCAAGCCCCTAAAAGTTTTGAAATGTGATCTTTGGCTCTTTTTTGTCTTGTGATCATGCAGTGCACCGATGTTGGGCTAGTGAAGAGGAGGCTGCAGGAGATGGGGATGAGGTATGTGACGGCTGTGGTGGAGGAAGCCGGAGTGAAGGTCGACCAGGTCTTCTTCCACG from Punica granatum isolate Tunisia-2019 chromosome 3, ASM765513v2, whole genome shotgun sequence includes:
- the LOC116198726 gene encoding uncharacterized protein LOC116198726, which codes for MEIEEVSSFEALPLLSLNHISLLCRSVCDSVRFYEDVLGFALIKRPSSFNFNGAWLYNYGIGIHLIENPSLDEYDATGYEPRPINPKDNHISFQCTDVGLVKRRLQEMGMRYVTAVVEEAGVKVDQVFFHDPDGYMIEICNCDKIPILPLSGSASSCFKPMRMGSSFEKGAMASTKCGFMERVMMESLSLDMMNFSF